The genomic segment caagtggcatggactGTTCAGACATACCACGACATCACATGAACATAAAATTCTCTGCGACTtgaagtttgtgcaagtttcgcgagccagaaaagccagctcagcactacataataactactgaaacacaaaagcgtgggcgatgctttcaagggtaacctcaataggttcttttttctaaaaatcaaatagaactaGACAAGAAGCATCTTCTTTCatgttataatgcaatgcagcaaTATTTTTATTACTAGTAGATGAGTTCCAGTGACAGAATTTTAATGAGGCATCAtctggctagtacttgaatgtctaaGGGAGTgtctaattgtgtcctgcatttacttcagtttctCAATTACAAAAGCTCTATTCGCAGTaatattattacaatatcatcgagcaatgctcaaAAGACGGGCCGCCACGAGAACGAAGACGACGTCGCAGCTCTTAGTGCGAGCgagggtcggcctggctgcctggctccagtgtagataacctgtaaatagcccctttcgtctgtcttttcacacgtaacattctggtggaggtgcggggtacttcagaagccgccgccttctctcgtctcgtcactcttctaacctcaccacccattctcgcccactttgaccctgatgcccctacagaattgcgtacagatgccagcagtcatggcGTAGgtaccgtcttagcccagcgtcagcgtggacaggatcgcgttattacttatgcgagccacctcctagcacaatcggagcacaactattctattacggaatgagaatgccttgctgtcgtctgggcagttgcgaatatctgtccttacctttacagtcgccctttttccgtagtcactgaccatcatgctctctgctagcTTTCATCACTAAAAGACCCTACAGGccagcttggtcgatgggctttgaggctacaagaattttcatattccatggtgtacaagtctggccgcctgcaccaagacgctgactgcttgtcgcgTTACCTGTTGACAActttgactcctccaatattgccagtgcttcttgtgtattctctgtatcacagctgcttcatttcgccgacgagcaacatcATGAcggctacatcagagcactcatagaCCATTTTGAACATTCtccagccgatgctgctctacgcctcttcgtcctccgtaaccttcatctggacggctctgagtttctacttgtaatacctaaacacctccgctccactgttctagaagagcttcacgacgcaccaacggcagcacaccttgccgtatctcgaacctatgaccgtgtacgtcgccgtattTTTTggacgggccttgcccgttccgtacgatgttgtgtccccacttgtgaactttgccaacgacgtaagaagccttcccagctccccaccggttacctgcagccgctcgacatccctaccaagaccttccatcgtgtcggcttagaccttctcagcccatttccggaatccggaatctacatcaggcaaCAAGTGGGCTGCAGTCGCAGCGTACTGCAAAACAGTGCAGTTTGCGGCTTTGAAGCTGGTCGGGGCACAGCATGGCATTGGCGTGTTCAATAAGAGCATCAACCTTTTAAAAGGCGGGAGCTGACGCATACGCTTTCCATTCCGCGTTGTGGTACTTGTTAAGTCGTCAGTCCTCACATCACTGGCAACTGCGCTTTCCATGCTCATATGTTGACATTTCTCATGGAATTGTCATTCTTCTGCCTGTCCGTGTAGAGGTTAAGATGTCCTCTTTGCCACATTAGGGCgagaaaattgtttaataaatcaagattaacataaaatacatgttttctttagattGTTGCTCTGGGTGATCTAGTGCCTCACTTGAAACAATTTTTGTGTTTCCATCGCTATGAATGTTCgcactcatgcaaaaaaaaaagacccattctgtcacgccaaaaatgtgtgcaacagtgtacaacatttatcgacgtgaaagcaaataattttgctAGTGGCTCTCATACCACGAGACAAGGGTGTATGAAAAATCATGCCAACCATTTTGCATTGTGCTGTGGGTTGGTCTATGAGATACCTCTCGGCTGTGGCAAGTTCTATGTAGACCAAACGGCCCAATGCCTAAATGACTATTTGAGggagcattcaaacaatttaaataaaccggatggtgcagcgcacattgcaaggcctgctcatGTGAGCCGTGCTTTCCAACATTGTGATCCTGGGCAGAagtagcaacaaaacagcacatgaaCTCGCGAAGGAATATTTTATCAGAGAGATGGTGCACATGTCAGTAGCACTTCAATTGCCTTAATTCCCCAGAAGTGCACTTGTTTAATGCCGATTTGTAGCATTACTAGACaaactagcactgtcacaacattcgcctcttgcatgtgcacaaaatttgtacccTATCTTCCATCCTTTGAATCATTAAGTCAGTTGGTAGTTCACACTTTCATGCGTCCTTCTTCTATAAATATctttttgcgcacaaaaaaaaaaaaatgcgtcgcagatttcaccaacttgcccaagacgaagtcctagtcagtttcaaaaatttccttcagagattttcttgttgtgatgagAATTTCTGTCAATGCATGGCACTCTGTTCGAACAAAGGGACAGGTGGTTGACAACTTCACTGaagatgggagaaaagaaaggttatagaggCAAAGATTGTCACATTAACACCCAGATATGTTCCCTAACGCAATgcctaaagagtttttttttttgttggacaaaAGGATCAGGGTAAAGCTCAAGACCTATGAGCATTCTATTGCACAGACAAAAggattaaccaaacaagccctgTGAAGTGCAGCAAGGTCAAGGAAGATTCATACAATGGAAACGGCATTTGCTTGAGAGCGGCATGCATGGACCTGCAAGCCCACACTGGTCATATTAGCATGCATTTCACATGTATAACAAAATGCAGGTTCCTGCAATGAAGCTACGTCATGTCTACAAAcaagttgcgaggaacatttgcgCAAACCTGGTACCTCGCACAGCGCCATcataagaagcaatactaaatagcagcttagcaaactagctggaagaaatttaagaaaatttctcGGTCTTCAAGACAGCCGAACTTTACAACAAAATTGAACCAAGGTAGAGCTATGAGTGGCTGGGCCACCTTttgcaatatttgtcttcatagtttacattcaggttgctcaacatgtgccttttgaactgtAACGAGCAGGTGCACAAGCAAGTCGCGATTCGCTAGCCACCAAAATCCGAGGTAAACAGGGAAACAGCATGAAGatgcaagacaagaaacagtAGAGGTAAGTGCGACATTGCCgtaaaaaaattgcaacagcacttactcgggcaatatatgcaacagcaatcctacgaaggatgaagaagaaactttaatagagaatggtccggcagtttttgtcaggtggcggctcgaagtccttgaactcgagcggcaccttcggcttgccggatggcccagagctgcggtctgccaactctgaacttttgagagtcgtctcccagcggcggcaacgccgatggagaaggtccccggcggccctcGAAGCCGGGGCGGcgccgggaagaagcgagctcgaggcttcccgcaCTCTGGCTGCAGCGACAAGAGTTTAGAACGCGTTTAAACGTTTTTACcataagagaaaaaagttctGCCATACTGAAAGCCAACATGTGCCCCATTCACaacagcaaattcaacaaacaagagcactGAAAAACGTAACAGGAGCTACATAAGACCACACTACCAACCATAAACGCGCTGCAAGGCATAAGGAAACGAGCTGCTCCAGCGTTGCGTCCAAGTGTCGCTCGTGAACGCAAGTTCGAACACCATCCGATTCTTCCAGCGCAACTAGAACAACATTCTAGCACACAATACAGTAAGAAACCGTAAAATTGTGTCTTAGCTAAGCTGAAAAGCTGAAGCAgctccagcagcgcgcgcaaaactataaaccggaacacgtcatacttgtttaaacaacgtcatcataactgtgacgtcacttccgtgcgtggcagcagcgttttAGTATGGCATTTCGCTACTACCACGTGCGTGTCAGCAGCTTACGcctttcagtgagcgctgacagcaaaacctatgaggagcgcgccacgtgatccctcatactacgccagcgaggcgcttccgatagatggcgac from the Dermacentor variabilis isolate Ectoservices chromosome 9, ASM5094787v1, whole genome shotgun sequence genome contains:
- the LOC142592784 gene encoding uncharacterized protein LOC142592784 isoform X2, with translation MPCSAFMPECGKPRARFFPAPPRLRGPPGTFSIGVAAAGRRLSKVQSWQTAALGHPASRRCRSSSRTSSRHLTKTAGPFSIKVSSSSFVGLLLHILPDEVVNHLSLCSNRVPCIDRNSHHNKKISEGNF
- the LOC142592784 gene encoding uncharacterized protein LOC142592784 isoform X1, translated to MPCSAFMPECGKPRARFFPAPPRLRGPPGTFSIGVAAAGRRLSKVQSWQTAALGHPASRRCRSSSRTSSRHLTKTAGPFSIKVSSSSFVGLLLHILPDTKPKKLSITLDFSQTGCCPVIEFLFTQGQIVKEIL